In Vitis vinifera cultivar Pinot Noir 40024 chromosome 17, ASM3070453v1, one genomic interval encodes:
- the LOC100255954 gene encoding RNA pseudouridine synthase 7, translated as MKRRRDEAAEMEIVWQTPANPPERHDYIFRNGKRHVRPYYFEFISHVKNRWAGKTIVDLFTEEFKGRPYDYYVNAVQSGRIQVDGEMVPVSYIVRSSQKISHFVHRHEPPVLALDVSVLQKEPDVLTICKPASVPVHPCGQYRKNTVVGILQAEHGLAPLFPIHRLDRLVSGLLILARSASKADSFRQQIEAGMVQKQYIAKVTGVFPDDEQVVNVNVNYNAREGRSTVEVGNCCGNTPLKGKSACTKFTRISTNGTHSIVLCEPITGRTHQIRVHLQYTGHPIANDMLYLSEFSVDRSTKGLSADRAAANSGCSLPSSSPKSCVDEYCDDNSTVDFSIDPMCTNCPNLTPKGYDEDEEGLWLHCIRYCGPDWVYECPHPEWASHD; from the exons ATGAAGAGGAGGAGAGATGAGGCGGCGGAGATGGAGATTGTGTGGCAGACCCCAGCGAACCCGCCGGAGCGCCATGATTACATATTCCGCAATg GGAAACGCCACGTCAGACCTTACTACTTCGAGTTCATCTCTCAT GTTAAGAATCGTTGGGCGGGAAAAACCATCGTCGATTTGTTCACCGAAGAGTTCAAAGGACGGCCTTATGATTATTAT GTTAATGCTGTCCAATCGGGAAGGATACAAGTTGATGGAGAGATGGTGCCTGTTTCGTACATAGTCCGATCATCGCAAAAGATAAGCCACTTTGTACACAG GCATGAACCGCCAGTGTTGGCGTTGGATGTCTCAGTTTTGCAGAAAGAACCAGATGTTTTAACCATTTGTAAGCCAGCATCTGTTCCG GTGCATCCATGTGGTCAATACCGTAAAAACACTGTTGTCGGCATCCTTCAGGCGGAGCATGGCTTGGCACCTCTATTTC CGATCCATAGGCTAGACCGCCTAGTTTCAGGACTCCTGATCTTGGCCAGAAGTGCTTCTAAGGCTGACAGTTTTAGGCAACAG ATTGAAGCTGGGATGGTGCAGAAACAGTATATTGCAAAGGTCACTGGGGTATTTCCTGATGATGAG CAAGTTGTCAATGTGAATGTAAATTATAATGCTCGGGAAGGAAGAAGCACAGTAGAG GTTGGCAACTGTTGTGGCAATACTCCCTTGAAGGGAAAGTCAGCATGTACAAAGTTTACTAGGATTAGTACCAATGGAACTCATAGCATTGTTTTGTGTGAACCAATCACTGGTCGAACTCATCAA ATTCGAGTTCATTTACAATATACAGGCCATCCAATAGCCAATGATATGCTCTACCTCTCCGAATTTTCTGTTGATCGTTCTACTAAAGGATTGAGTGCTGATAGAGCTGCAGCTAATTCAGGCTGTTCTCTGCCATCCAGTTCTCCCAAAAGTTGTGTTGACGAATATTGTGATGATAATTCCACCGTAGATTTCAGCATTGATCCTATGTGTACAAATTGTCCAAATTTGACCCCTAAAG
- the LOC100250737 gene encoding glutamate-1-semialdehyde 2,1-aminomutase, chloroplastic: protein MASVSGGVALSCPSRLSHRSSSSSHRRHVSSSSVKMAVSVDEKKKSFTLRKSEEAFEIAKELMPGGVNSPVRAFKSVGGQPILFDSVKGSHMWDIDGNEYIDYVGSWGPAIIGHADDEVLAALAETMKKGTSFGAPCLLENILAEMVISAVPSIEMVRFVNSGTEACMGMLRLARAFTGKEKIIKFEGCYHGHADPFLVKAGSGVATLGLPDSPGVPRAATFETLTSPFNDLSTVEKLFEANKGEIAAVILEPVVGNSGFIAPKPDFLNALQEITKENGALLVFDEVMTGFRISYGGAQEYFGITPDITTLGKIIGGGLPVGAYGGRREIMELVAPAGPMYQAGTLSGNPLAMTAGIQTLKRLKEPGSYEYLDKITGELIQGILDAGKKAGHAICGGYISGMFGFFFTEGPVYNFGDAKNSDTAKFARFFRGMLEEGVYFAPSQFEAGFTSLAHTPEDIQQTIAAAEKVFRKI, encoded by the exons ATGGCGAGCGTATCTGGAGGAGTGGCTCTCTCATGCCCATCAAGGCTCTCTCACAGATCCTCTTCTTCATCTCATCGCCGCcatgtctcttcttcttccgtcAAAATGGCAGTTTCAGTTgatgagaagaagaagagtttCACTCTTCGAAAATCTGAAGAGGCCTTCGAAATCGCTAAG GAGTTGATGCCTGGTGGTGTGAATTCACCTGTTCGTGCCTTCAAATCAGTTGGTGGACAGCCTATTTTGTTTGATTCTGTCAAGGGCTCTCACATGTGGGACATAGATGGCAATGAATACATTGACTACGTTGGTTCATGGGGGCCAGCAATCATTGGTCATGCTGATGATGAG GTACTGGCAGCCTTGgctgaaacaatgaagaaaggaaCAAGCTTTGGTGCCCCTTGTCTTCTGGAGAATATTCTGGCCGAGATGGTTATATCTGCTGTTCCAAGCATAGAGATGGTTCGCTTTGTTAACTCGGGTACTGAAGCATGCATGGGCATGCTCCGCCTAGCCCGTGCCTTCACTGGCAAGGAGAAAATCATAAAGTTTGAGGGTTGCTACCATGGCCATGCTGATCCATTCCTTGTCAAGGCAGGCAGTGGAGTTGCAACCCTGGGGCTACCTGACTCACCTGGTGTTCCCAGGGCAGCCACCTTTGAAACTCTAACATCACCCTTCAATGACTTATCAACTGTGGAAAAACTCTTCGAGGCGAATAAAGGAGAGATTGCAGCAGTCATCCTTGAACCTGTTGTTGGAAACTCTGGCTTCATAGCTCCCAAACCTGACTTCCTGAATGCTCTCCAAGAAATCACCAAAGAAAATGGTGCTCTCCTTGTCTTTGATGAAGTTATGACAGGTTTCCGCATATCTTATGGTGGTGCCCAGGAATACTTTGGCATTACACCTGATATAACAACACTTGGAAAGATCATTGGTGGTGGCCTGCCTGTTGGTGCATATGGAGGAAGGAGGGAGATCATGGAGTTGGTGGCACCAGCAGGCCCAATGTACCAGGCAGGAACCTTGAGTGGGAACCCATTGGCAATGACAGCAGGCATCCAAACACTAAAGCGGTTGAAGGAGCCAGGATCATACGAATACTTGGATAAAATCACTGGTGAACTTATTCAGGGCATTTTGGATGCTGGAAAAAAGGCTGGGCATGCCATATGTGGTGGATATATTAGTGGGATGTTTGGGTTTTTCTTCACAGAGGGACCTGTTTACAACTTTGGGGATGCAAAGAATAGTGATACAGCAAAATTTGCAAGGTTTTTTAGGGGAATGCTGGAGGAAGGTGTTTACTTTGCACCTTCCCAGTTTGAGGCTGGGTTTACTAGCTTGGCACATACGCCTGAAGATATCCAACAAACGATAGCAGCAGCTGAGAAGGTTTTCCGGAAAATTTAG
- the LOC100245604 gene encoding membrane-anchored ubiquitin-fold protein 3 has product MSSDLVDIKFRLYDGSDVGPFRYSSTSTVDMLKERVVSDWPKGKTIIPKAANEVKLISSGKILENDKTVGQCRIPFGELAGGVLVMHVVVQPSLAKTKTEKKIDKSPKKVVCSCSIL; this is encoded by the exons ATGAGTTCGGATTTGGTTGATATAAAGTTTAGGCTGTACGATGGATCTGATGTTGGACCCTTTCGGTACTCATCCACCTCCACGGTCGATATGCTCAAGGAGAGAGTTGTCTCTGATTGGCCGAAAG GTAAAACCATTATACCGAAGGCTGCAAATGAAGTTAAACTGATTAGTTCtggtaaaattttggaaaatgacAAGACTGTTGGTCAGTGTAGAATACCCTTTGGTGAACTTGCAGGAGGGGTTCTTGTAATGCACGTTGTTGTACAACCATCTCTAGCAAAAACAAAGACAG AAAAGAAGATTGATAAGTCACCCAAGAAAGTTGTCTGCTCATGTTCCATATTATGA
- the LOC100261037 gene encoding protein TAPETUM DETERMINANT 1 — protein MRAFSNRPFSVVAATFLFFLVLLLASHTALQHGNGSEKSRLMGYITLSVPHRKLLHRALVEPNRIWGEKCSKADIVINQGPTSPLPSGIPTYTVEIMNVCFTGCDISGIHLSCGWFSSARLINPRIFKRLRYDDCLVNDGRPLTNGGTLSFQYANTFPYPLSVSSVVC, from the exons ATGAGAGCTTTCTCCAATCGGCCATTCTCTGTAGTTGCGGCTACATTCCTGTTCTTTCTGGTGCTTCTGCTTGCGTCTCATACAG CTTTGCAACACGGCAATGGTTCCGAGAAGTCAAGGCTGATGGGATACATCACTCTCTCTGTCCCTCATCGCAAGCTTCTTCATCGTG CGCTGGTGGAACCGAACCGAATATGGGGAGAGAAATGTTCCAAGGCTGATATAGTGATCAACCAGGGCCCCACGTCTCCACTCCCTAGCGGCATACCCACCTACACCGTTGAGATCATGAACGTGTGCTTCACCGGCTGTGACATCTCCGGCATCCACCTCAGCTGCGGATGGTTCAGCTCCGCTCGCCTCATCAACCCTCGAATCTTCAAGCGCCTCCGCTACGACGACTGCCTCGTCAACGACGGCAGACCCCTCACCAACGGTGGAACACTGTCGTTTCAGTACGCCAACACCTTTCCTTACCCACTCTCTGTCTCCTCCGTTGTCTGCTGA